The sequence below is a genomic window from Streptococcus pantholopis.
AGAAGGCCGTACAGGGAGGCAAAGCCTGCTGTTTTATCAAATAGTAACAGCAGCCAGCCCTGTACTGCTTGTTATCAACTGAAGCACACTGTTCTATTATACTATAATTGTTGAATTTTGGGGCAAGAGATTACGATAAATTTTTGATATAATAATACAGACAGTTAGATAGGAGGGTATGTTTTCAAAAAAGCATACAGAAATTATGCAGGATAAATTGGTAATACACGGGGCCAGAGCCCATAATTTAAAAAACATTGATGTTGAAATACCGCGTGATAAACTGGTGGTTGTGACCGGTCTTTCCGGTTCAGGAAAATCAAGTTTGGCCTTTGATACCATTTATGCGGAAGGCCAGCGCCGCTATGTTGAAAGTCTGTCGGCCTATGCCCGGCAGTTCCTCGGGAATATGGAAAAACCGGATGTTGACTCAATTGACGGGCTTAGTCCGGCTATTTCTATTGACCAGAAAACGACCAGTAAAAATCCTCGCTCGACAGTAGGAACAGCAACGGAGATTAATGATTATCTGCGTCTGCTCTATGCGCGTGTAGGGGTGCCTTACTGTATTAATGGTCATGGTGCAATTACTGCTTCATCTGTCGAACAGATTACAGACCAGATTCTGCAGCTGCCGGAACGGACTCGGATGCAGATATTAGCCCCTGTTGTCCGCCGAAAAAAAGGCCAGCATAAAACTGTTTTTGCCAGAATACAAAAGGATGGCTATGTTCGTGTTCGTGTTGACGGGGAAATCTTTGATATTGCAGAAGTTCCCGACTTATCAAAAAGTAAACTCCATAATATAGAAATCGTCGTTGACCGACTGGTTAACAAAGAAGGTATACGAAGCCGCCTCTTCGATTCCATCGAGGCCGCCCTGCGTTTAGCCGACGGTTATGTTATCATTGATACGATGGACGGCAGTGAGCTGCTTTTTTCAGAGCATTACTCCTGCCCGGTCTGTGGTTTTACAGTACCGGAACTAGAACCCAGACTCTTCTCTTTCAACGCTCCTTTTGGTTCCTGCCCGACCTGTGATGGGCTGGGAAGCAGGCTAGAAGTGGACTTGGATTTAGTTGTCCCCGACAAAAGCAAAACGCTGCGTGAGGGAGCTCTGGCTCCCTGGAACCCCATTTCTTCTCAGTATTACCCGGCTATGCTGGAGCAGGCTATGACTGCTTTTGGTATCGATATGGATACCCCTTTTGCTGATTTATCAGAGGATGATCAAAACATCATTCTTTATGGTTCTGGTGAGCGGGAGTTTCATTTCCATTATATCAATGATTTTGGCGGTGAGCGTGACCTTGATTTGCCTTTTGAAGGAGTCGTTCATAATATTGACCGGCGCTATCATGAAACAGCCAGTGATTTCACCCGCAATGTTATGCGCGGTTATATGAACGAGCTGCCTTGTGTGACTTGCGGCGGCTACCGTCTGAATGAACAGGCTCTTAGTGTCCGGGTCGGCGGTCAGAAAGGTCTGAATATTGGTGAAGTTTCTGACTTATCTATTGCTGATCATTTGGAATTGCTGAACCGTATTGAACTGTCGGAGACTGAAAAAACCATTGCTGCTCCAATTGTTAAGGAAATCAAGGATCGCTTGACTTTTCTGCATAATGTCGGCCTGAACTACCTGACGCTTTCGCGTTCTGCTGGGACCCTCTCAGGCGGTGAAAGCCAGCGGATTCGTCTGGCCACTCAAATCGGCTCCAACTTATCCGGAGTTCTCTATATCCTTGACGAACCTTCAATAGGCCTGCACCAGCGCGACAATGACCGCCTGCTTTCAAGCCTGAAAAAAATGCGGGACTTAGGCAATACCCTGATTGTGGTTGAACATGATGAAGACACCATGATGCAGGCAGACTGGCTTATTGATGTTGGTCCGGGTGCGGGTGATTTTGGCGGTGAAATTGTAGCTTCAGGGACACCCAAGCAAGTTGCTAAAAGCAAGGCTTCCATTACCGGTCAGTACCTGTCAGGTAAACAGGCCATTGCCGTTCCTTCAGAGCGGCGTGCAGGCAATGGGCGTTTCCTTGAGATTAAAGGAGCGGCCGAAAACAATCTGCAAAATTTAGATGTCCGTTTTCCCCTGGGGAAATTTATCGCGGTGACCGGTGTATCCGGTTCAGGTAAATCTACCCTAGTTAACGGGATTCTCAAAAAAGCTGTTGCCCAAAAATTGAACCGCAACTCGGCTAAACCTGGTAAATACCGGTCAATAACAGGGATTGAGCACTTAGAACGTCTGATTGATATCGATCAAAGTCCTATTGGCCGGACTCCGCGTTCCAATCCTGCCACCTATACTGGAGTTTTTGACGATATTCGGGATTTATTTGCCAAAACAAATGAAGCTAAAATCCGCGGCTACAAGAAGGGACGCTTTTCTTTCAATGTTAAGGGAGGCCGCTGCGAGGCCTGTTCCGGTGACGGAATCATCAAGATTGAGATGCATTTTTTGCCGGATGTTTATGTTCCCTGCGAAGTCTGCCATGGGACCCGTTATAACAGCGAGACTTTGGAAGTTCACTACAAGGAAAAAAACATTGCCCAAATCCTCGATATGACCGTCAATGATGCTGTTGATTTCTTTGCTCCCATTCCTAAAATTGCCCGCAAACTGCAGACGATTAAGGATGTCGGACTGGGTTATGTCACATTGGGACAGCCTGCAACAACCCTTTCAGGAGGAGAAGCACAGCGTATGAAACTGGCCTCTGAACTCCATAAACGCTCAACGGGCAAGAGCCTCTATATCTTAGATGAACCGACAACAGGTCTCCACACGGACGATATTAAACGTCTCCTTAAGGTTCTTGAGCGTTTTGTGGACGACGGCAACACCGTTCTTGTCATTGAACACAATCTTGATGTGATTAAGACAGCTGACCACATTATAGATTTAGGTCCGGAAGGCGGTGTCGGAGGCGGAACTGTCGTTGCTACAGGCACTCCGGAAGAAGTCGCACAAATCACAGAAAGCTTTACAGGCCAGTATCTCCAAACAAAATTAAAATAAGCGCAGATCCGGCAGCTCAGCCGGATTTTTTTGCGTTTTTTACCTTTTTTTCTTGACAAATTGCTTGATATACTACCTATATCAAGGCTTGACTTTACAGCCAAGCCTTTCTAGCGGCAAAAACAGTAAGTACAAAGTATTTAGCTGTTATTTTAGAAGCCGTTGTGTAAGCGCATTCAAAAGGAGAAGCAATGAAGGCAGCACAAACACTTATCTATTGTTATCGCATGACACATGACTATGGTGTCAATCCTTGTACTTTTACTATGGATTATCAGCCTACACCTGAATTGTTAACCGAAGGCGGCTGTATGAAAGCGATTCGAGCCAATCTTAAGAAGCACTGGGCAGACAAGATAAAGAATAAGGAAATTGATGCTTATATTATGGCAGTTGCAGGTCATTCTGATGATGGCGGCCGTAAAACAGATGTCGCTAGGAAACATTTTATCAGTCCTAAATACAACGGCTTGATTTTTACAGCAAAAATAACAGACATCATGACGAAAACTGAATATTTACGATCACCCATTTCTAAGAATCGGCGGGATGCCTATAATTACCAATGGGAAGCGGATCAGGATAATTTAGCATTTTCACCTTCTATGCAAGAAGCTGTCATTGTATCTAATGAGTTCAGATATTTTGGGAAATCACCGAAGGTATTGCCTCAGCATATTATCGAATTGTTTCCTAATGGCAGTCGGGCTATGTTAAGCGGAAAGAAAATGCCCCGCTGGAATCCCAAAAATGGTTTATATTATTCTGATGAACGTCCGAAAGAGACACAGGAACTTTTAGATTTTATTAAAACTATTTTCCAGTCGGAAGAAGAACATGTTGTGGATTTGCCTTACTACCCTATTTACATTCATGAAAGCTAGGAGGACTTATGAGTTATTATCAGTAAATATACTTTTATAATGAATTTTAGCAACACCTCTATAGCTTGATTAGTAAAGGAGAAAAACAATGAAGATTATATTGTCAAGAAAAGGGTTTGACAAATCAAACGGGGGTTTCCCAAGTCCTATCTTGCCTGATGGAACCTTATTATCAATGCCGATACCTACTAAGAATGATTTTCTGACCTTTGATGAGCTGGAATATGAAGGTGTCACTTATGCTGATATTTTGAGACAGTTGCGGGGAAAAGAAGATGAATTTAACCATTCTCACTGCCATCTTGACCCGGATATTCGGAAACAGGCCCGGAAAATACCGATACCAGACTGGCAGCCGGCTTTTGGGCAAATTAACTCAGCCCAAGGTTTTTTAAGGAATCAGCAGGTTGGACTTGGTGACCTGTTTTTATTCTTTGGCTGGTTTAGACAAACTGAAGGGGATTTAAAGGCTGGGACGTTGAGATTTAAAAAGGATGCCCCAGATTTAAATGTCATTTACGGTTACCTGCAAATTGGTGACATGATTAATCAGTCCGAGAAATTGCAGACCGCCTATCCTTGGCATCCGCATTCTCACAGTTTTCGTGCTGAGAAAACTACCAATATGCTTTATTTAGCAAGTGAAAGCCTAAGCTTTAATAAACAGCTTAGTGGCTCAGGAGTATTTCAGCTTTCAGAAAATAAAATCCTTACTATGCCTGGGGGGACTCGTTCTGTTTGGAAGGAGATTGACGCTCTGTCTCCAGATAATCTCCGTGGCCATCATAAAAATTCTGCTCGGAATGGCGGTATTTATTACAGTGGAATCTGGCAGGAAAAAGTTTTAAAAGAAAACGCTCTGTCAGAAGAGTGGGCAAAAGGACTGTTTGAAAAATAGACAGATGATTTAGAAATGGAGAATAGCCTAAAGTTGTAAAAAGAGATGCGCCATCAGTGCTGACTTCTCATTTATCTAGCTGTAGCCGTCTGAAAGTTTTGTTGTCCTAGCGGCCGACAACAGCTTTCTAGTTGTCTTGACAGAGGTAGGTCTGCCAAATCAGAGATTTCGGACTTACCATCATTTTCATACAGGTTTCTTAATAGGCATTGTATCTTGTTTTAAAGGAGGTGAGAACGATAATAACACTGCAAATTGATAAGGAGTGGAACGGAGATTATACGTTTACGGTTTCTAATACATTCGAGAGCAGAAGCCTCTCTGTACCAAGTTATCAAGTATCGGATTTTGGAATTCAGCAAGCCAAGAATAATATTCAGTTTGCATTTGATTTAGATGACGGTATCTCTAAAGTTAAGCAAGCTTTAGGGATATACTAAGCGCATTGCCAATGTTTTTTAGAACTCACTATGAGTTCTTTTCTTTTGCCTGTTTTCCTAGAATTACTGCTGAAATCATGATAGAATAAAGGAAAGCTATATGATGAACGAGGAGTTTTTATGGAGCAAAGAATCCTCAATTTTGAGCGAAAACTTGCTCAGTCGGATCTTGATGGCTTTTTAGTCACTGATTTGCTGAATATTTATTATTTAACAGGCTTTTCTGGGACTGAAGCAACGGTTTTTATCTCTAAAAACCGCCGGCTTTTTCTGACTGATGCCAGATACGTTTTAGCAGCTCAAAATACTGTATCGGGATTTGAAATTATTGAAAGTCGCCGGCCACTGGCAGAGATTGCTGAGATAGTGAAAGCTGATCGGCTTGTTCGTCTGGGATTTGATCACCAAGTAACTTTTGCCTATTACCAGAAGCTTCAGACCTATTTTGCAGGAATCGACTTGGTTGCGCTGGCTGATTTTACAGAAGAGCTGCGCCTTGTCAAAGATCCCAAGGAAATAGCTGCGATTCGAATGGCCTGCCGCATTACCGATCAAGCCTTTGCTGATGTTTTGGATTTTATTAAGCCGGGAGTGACAACGGAATGGGATCTTGCTAACTTTTTAGACTTTAGAATGCGGAAGTACGGGGCTTCCGGTCTTTCTTTTACCACGATAGCAGCCTCAGGCTGCCGATCGGCTATGCCGCATGGGACAGCCACTGAAAAGGTGATTCAAAACGGGGAAATGCTGACTTTGGATTTTGGCTGTTACTACAATCATTATGTCAGCGATATGACTCGCACTGTTCATATTGGTCCGGCGACAGATGAAGAAGGTGAGATTTATGATACCGTTTTGCGCGCTAATCAAGCGCTTATAAGAACAGCGAAAGCTGGTCTCAGTTACCGTGATTTTGACAGTATTCCGCGTGAAGTTATTGAACAAGCGGGATTCGGTCAGGATTTTACACATGGTATCGGGCATGGTATTGGTCTTGATGTTCATGAACTCCCTTATTTCAGCGGGACTGACGGAATACTTAGAGCAGGTATGGTTGTAACAGATGAGCCGGGGATTTACCTTGATAATAAGTACGGTGTCCGTATTGAAGATGACCTTCTAATAACTGAAGATGGCTGTGAGGTTCTGACAGAATCGCCCAAGGAGCTGCTGATATTGTCTTAAAAATTTGTTTAGCCCACAGAGCTAAAAGAGAAAGCTGAGCAGCTGGCATAGCTAAGAATTCTACAAAAAGAAGAATCCCAAAGCTGCTGTCTGCTTAATCCTAGAGGTGAGAGAATTTTATGGCTGAGGTCCTGTGCCTCTTTTCTCGGCTAACCGTC
It includes:
- the uvrA gene encoding excinuclease ABC subunit UvrA, with product MQDKLVIHGARAHNLKNIDVEIPRDKLVVVTGLSGSGKSSLAFDTIYAEGQRRYVESLSAYARQFLGNMEKPDVDSIDGLSPAISIDQKTTSKNPRSTVGTATEINDYLRLLYARVGVPYCINGHGAITASSVEQITDQILQLPERTRMQILAPVVRRKKGQHKTVFARIQKDGYVRVRVDGEIFDIAEVPDLSKSKLHNIEIVVDRLVNKEGIRSRLFDSIEAALRLADGYVIIDTMDGSELLFSEHYSCPVCGFTVPELEPRLFSFNAPFGSCPTCDGLGSRLEVDLDLVVPDKSKTLREGALAPWNPISSQYYPAMLEQAMTAFGIDMDTPFADLSEDDQNIILYGSGEREFHFHYINDFGGERDLDLPFEGVVHNIDRRYHETASDFTRNVMRGYMNELPCVTCGGYRLNEQALSVRVGGQKGLNIGEVSDLSIADHLELLNRIELSETEKTIAAPIVKEIKDRLTFLHNVGLNYLTLSRSAGTLSGGESQRIRLATQIGSNLSGVLYILDEPSIGLHQRDNDRLLSSLKKMRDLGNTLIVVEHDEDTMMQADWLIDVGPGAGDFGGEIVASGTPKQVAKSKASITGQYLSGKQAIAVPSERRAGNGRFLEIKGAAENNLQNLDVRFPLGKFIAVTGVSGSGKSTLVNGILKKAVAQKLNRNSAKPGKYRSITGIEHLERLIDIDQSPIGRTPRSNPATYTGVFDDIRDLFAKTNEAKIRGYKKGRFSFNVKGGRCEACSGDGIIKIEMHFLPDVYVPCEVCHGTRYNSETLEVHYKEKNIAQILDMTVNDAVDFFAPIPKIARKLQTIKDVGLGYVTLGQPATTLSGGEAQRMKLASELHKRSTGKSLYILDEPTTGLHTDDIKRLLKVLERFVDDGNTVLVIEHNLDVIKTADHIIDLGPEGGVGGGTVVATGTPEEVAQITESFTGQYLQTKLK
- a CDS encoding M24 family metallopeptidase, which encodes MEQRILNFERKLAQSDLDGFLVTDLLNIYYLTGFSGTEATVFISKNRRLFLTDARYVLAAQNTVSGFEIIESRRPLAEIAEIVKADRLVRLGFDHQVTFAYYQKLQTYFAGIDLVALADFTEELRLVKDPKEIAAIRMACRITDQAFADVLDFIKPGVTTEWDLANFLDFRMRKYGASGLSFTTIAASGCRSAMPHGTATEKVIQNGEMLTLDFGCYYNHYVSDMTRTVHIGPATDEEGEIYDTVLRANQALIRTAKAGLSYRDFDSIPREVIEQAGFGQDFTHGIGHGIGLDVHELPYFSGTDGILRAGMVVTDEPGIYLDNKYGVRIEDDLLITEDGCEVLTESPKELLILS